The nucleotide sequence GGCACCTGCGGGCGATCGCGACGCATCCGTCGTTCCGCGGCCGGGGTCTCGGCGCCGATGTCACCGCCGCTGCCACCCGCGCCGGGCTGACATCGGGCGCGACGTCCGTGACGCTGGGCATGTACGCCGACAACCACGTCGCCCGCCGCATGTACGAACGCCTCGGCTTCCGCGTCGGCCAATCTTTCGCCACCCGCGCCGTCGCCCGCCCGACGCCAAGTTGATCTTGGAGTTGTTCGGCCATCTATCGGGCATTTCGGACCGTAATCGGCGAAGAACTCCAAGATCAACTTTGGCGGGCGTGGTGGGCGGTCAGAGGGCGGCGATGGTCCAGGTGGTCTGGTGGGTCTGGCCCGGCGCCAGCACGACGAGGTCGGTGCCGGAGTTGAAGGCGTCGGGCGGGCAGGTCATGGGCTCGACCGCGAGGCCGATGCGGTCGCCGGGCTCGCCGGGGCGGTCGGCGGTGTGGATCTGCACCCACGGGCACTCGGCCGCGACCCAGGAGCACTCCACGCCGCCACCGCCGGCGGCGCGGACGAGCACCCGCGCGACCCCGTCGGCGTCGGTGGCCAGCGAGGTGAAGGCGTGGTCGATGAAGAGGTCGCCCAGCACCCGCGGCGACCGGAAGTCGAACCCGGCGGACTCGACCTTCTCGACGTCGACCGGGAGCAGCCGGTCCGGCGTGACGGCCAGGTACTCGGCGGCGGGCAGCTCCAGCGACCAGTCGTCGACGCGGCCGGCGCCGGCGACGAGGTAGGGGTGCGGGCCGGTGCCGTACGGCGCCGGGCCGGAGCCGGTGTTGGTGGCCGTGACGGTCCAGTGCAGGCCGGCGTCGTCCAGGGCGTAGCGAACCCGCAGGTCCAAGGGGTGCGGGTATCCGGTGAACGGCACCAGCGAGTGCCCGAACGTCGCCGCGGCGGCGTCCTGCTCGAGCACGTCCCAGCGGACCCAGGCGACCAGGCCGTGCAGCGCGTTGCCGCGGGTCGGCTCGGTGAGCGGTAGCTGCCGCTCCTGGCCGTCGAACGTGTAGACGCCGTCGGCGATGCGGTTCGGCCACGGCGCCAGCACCGCGCCGCGGAAGTTCGGCCGGATCTCGTCGGCGCCGAACCCGGCGACCAGCGGCCGATCGCCGTGGCGCAGCTCGCGCAGGGTGGCGCCGACCTCGGTGACGACGGCGGAGTAGTCGCCGTGGCGCAGTTCGACCTGGGTCCCGCTGGGGCTCACTGGCTCTCCTCGATGCCTGCGCCCGCGGCCGGGCGGACGGTGAAGACTGACGGTGACACGTAGCCGTGCTGGTCGAACGCGGCCCGGACGGCGTCACCGACCCGCGCCGCGTCGGCCGCGGCGGTCAGCGCGATGACCGAGCCGCCGAAGCCGCCGCCGGTCATCCTCGCACCCAGCGCGCCGGCGGCCAGCGCCGCGTCCACCGCGGTGTCGACCTCGGCGACGGTGATCTCGTAGTCGTCGCGCATCGAGGCGTGCGACGCGGTCAGCAGCGGCCCGATGTCGGCGGCCCGGCCGGCCCGCAGCAGCGCGACGGTGTCGAGCACCCGTGCGTTCTCGGTGAGCACGTGCCGCACCCGCCGCACCATGATGTCGTCGTCGAGCTGACCCAGGACCTCGTCGGCCGGCGAGTCCTGCACCTCGCGCAGCGTCTCGACGCCGAGCAGCGCGGCCGCCGCCTCACACGTCGCGCGGCGGGCCCCGTAGCCGCCGTCGACGTGCTCGTGGTGCACGCGGGTGTCGACGACAACCAGGCTCAGCCCGGCCGCGGCGAGGTCGCACGGCACCGGCTGCGCCGTCATGGCCCGCGCGTCGAACAGGATGACGTGGCCGTCCTGCCCGTACAGCGACGCCATCTGGTCCATCGCACCGGTGGGCGCGCCGACGTAGCGGTTCTCGGCCCGCTGCACGAGCAGCGCCAGCGTCGTGCGGTCGAGGCCGAGCCCGTGCAGGTCGTTCAGGGTGACGGCGACGGCGCACTCCAGCGCGTGCGACGACGACAGCCCAGCTCCCGTCGGCACATCGCTCTCTATAGAGACAAACGCCCCAGGGACGTCGTGCCCGGCGTCGCGCAGCGCCCAGAACACGCCGGCCACGTACGCGGCCCAGCCGGTGACGTCGCCGGGGGAGCTGTCGACGGCGAACGAGGCCGGCTCGGTGCCGGGCGCGGTGGAGGCGGCCGTGACCACGCCGTCGTCGCGCGTGCGCACCCGGGCCGTCGTCCGGTCCGGGATGGCCAGCGGCAGCGCGAACCCGCCGTTGTAGTCGGTGTGCTCGCCGATGAGGTTGACCCGGCCGGGCGCGGAGCCCGTCCGCTCGCTCACCGCTGCATGAACGTCCACGCGTCCTCCACGATCTGCTCCAGGCCGTGCTCCGGCCGCCAGCCGAGGTCGGCGGCGATGCGATCGGCCGACGCGACCAGCACCGGCGGGTCGCCGGCCCGCCGTTCCCTGTCGGTGGTGGGCACCGGGTGCCCGGTGACCCGTCGCACGGCCTCGACGACCTCGCGGACCGAGTACCCGGTGCCGGAGCCCAGGTTGTAGACGCGGTGCTCGCCGGACGCCGCGCCGGTGCCGGTCCAGTCCAGCGCCAGCAGGTGCGCCCGGCCGAGGTCCTCGACGTGCAGGTAGTCGCGGACGGCGGTGCCGTCGGGCGTCGGGTAGTCGGTGCCGAACACGTCGACGGCGGCGCGCCGGCCGGCCGGGACCATCAGCACGTTGGGGATGAGGTGCGTCTCGGGGTCGTGCCGCTCGCCGTGCCGGCCCAGAGCGCCCCCGACGTTGAAGTAGCGCAGGCTGACCGCGGCCAGGCCGTGCGCCACCGCCTCGCCGGCCAGGGCGTGGTCGACGGCGAGCTTGCTCTGGCCGTACGGGTTGATCGGCACCGCCGGGGTGTCCTCGGTGATCGGGCTGACCTCGGGCCGGCCGTACGTCGCAGCCGTCGACGAGAACACCAGCCGCCGCACGTCCGCCGCGCGCATCGCGTCGAGCAGGCGCAGCGTGCCGACGACGTTGTTCCACCAGTACAGCTCCGGCTCCGCGACCGACTGGCCGACCAGCGACCGGGCGGCGAAGTGCAGGACGGCGTCGAAGCTGGAATCGACGACGTCGGCGGCTTCGTCGATGCCCGCGTGCACGAACCGGGCGCTGTCGGGCACCGCCTCCTCGTGGCCGGTGAGCAGGCTGTCGACCACCACGACCTCGTGGCCGGCCGCGACCAGCTGCGACCCCACCACCGAGCCGATGTACCCGGCTCCGCCGGTGACCAGCAGCTTCATCGAGCCTCCCGCAGTCGGGCCGCGACGTCCTCGGGCAGCACGTCGGTGATGAACGCACCCATGCCCGACTCCGAGCCGGCCAGGTACTTCAGTTTGTCCGCCGCCCGCTTCACCGAGAACACCTGCAGGTGCAGGTAGCCGAGGTCGCGGTCGGCCCGCACCGGCGCCTGGTGCCAGGCGGCGATGTAGGGCAGCGGCGCGTCAAAGAGCGCGTCGAACCGGCGCAGCACGTCAAGATACAGGGTGACGAACTCGTCCCGCTCGGCGTCGTCGAGGTCGCCGATCTCGGCCAGCTGACGGTGCGGGTACAGGTGCACCTCGACCGGCCAGCGCGCGGCGGCCGGCACGAACGCCGTCCAGTGCTCCGTTCGGCCGACGACGCGGACGCCGGACGCCCGCTCCTCGGCGAGCAGGTCGGCGAACAGGTTGCGGCCGGTGCGGTCGCGGTGCTCGCGCGCGGACTGCATCATCCGGGCGGTGCGCGGCGTGACGTACGGGTAAGCGTAGATCTGGCCGTGCGGGTGCGACAGCGTGACGCCGATCTCCTGGCCGCGGTTCTCGAAGCAGAACACCTGCTCGACGCCGGGGACGGCGGACAGCTCGGTCGTCCGGTCGGCCCAGGCCTCGACGACCAGCCGGGCGTGCTCGGGCTCGAGGGTGGCGAAGGACGCGTTGTGGTCGCTGCTGAAGACGAGCACCTCGCAGCGGCCGATGCCGGGGCGGACGGGGACCAGCTCGGTGCCCGTCTCGGTGGTCGTCGCGTGCGTCGACAGGCTGGGGAAGCGGTTCTCGAACGCGACGACGTCGTACTCGCTGGACGGGATCTCCGTCGGCCGGTCCGCGGTCGAGGCGCACAGCGGGCACAGGTCCTTCGGCGGCAGGAACGTGCGGGTCTGCCGGTGCCCGGCCATCGCCACCCACTCCGCAAGCACGGGGTCGTAGCGCAGCTGCGACGTGGTACTC is from Jiangella alkaliphila and encodes:
- the galT gene encoding galactose-1-phosphate uridylyltransferase, giving the protein MKRTTARLADGREIIYFDRHDDATHRLDDPRDLPPVSTTSQLRYDPVLAEWVAMAGHRQTRTFLPPKDLCPLCASTADRPTEIPSSEYDVVAFENRFPSLSTHATTTETGTELVPVRPGIGRCEVLVFSSDHNASFATLEPEHARLVVEAWADRTTELSAVPGVEQVFCFENRGQEIGVTLSHPHGQIYAYPYVTPRTARMMQSAREHRDRTGRNLFADLLAEERASGVRVVGRTEHWTAFVPAAARWPVEVHLYPHRQLAEIGDLDDAERDEFVTLYLDVLRRFDALFDAPLPYIAAWHQAPVRADRDLGYLHLQVFSVKRAADKLKYLAGSESGMGAFITDVLPEDVAARLREAR
- the galK gene encoding galactokinase is translated as MDVHAAVSERTGSAPGRVNLIGEHTDYNGGFALPLAIPDRTTARVRTRDDGVVTAASTAPGTEPASFAVDSSPGDVTGWAAYVAGVFWALRDAGHDVPGAFVSIESDVPTGAGLSSSHALECAVAVTLNDLHGLGLDRTTLALLVQRAENRYVGAPTGAMDQMASLYGQDGHVILFDARAMTAQPVPCDLAAAGLSLVVVDTRVHHEHVDGGYGARRATCEAAAALLGVETLREVQDSPADEVLGQLDDDIMVRRVRHVLTENARVLDTVALLRAGRAADIGPLLTASHASMRDDYEITVAEVDTAVDAALAAGALGARMTGGGFGGSVIALTAAADAARVGDAVRAAFDQHGYVSPSVFTVRPAAGAGIEESQ
- the galE gene encoding UDP-glucose 4-epimerase GalE; translation: MKLLVTGGAGYIGSVVGSQLVAAGHEVVVVDSLLTGHEEAVPDSARFVHAGIDEAADVVDSSFDAVLHFAARSLVGQSVAEPELYWWNNVVGTLRLLDAMRAADVRRLVFSSTAATYGRPEVSPITEDTPAVPINPYGQSKLAVDHALAGEAVAHGLAAVSLRYFNVGGALGRHGERHDPETHLIPNVLMVPAGRRAAVDVFGTDYPTPDGTAVRDYLHVEDLGRAHLLALDWTGTGAASGEHRVYNLGSGTGYSVREVVEAVRRVTGHPVPTTDRERRAGDPPVLVASADRIAADLGWRPEHGLEQIVEDAWTFMQR
- a CDS encoding aldose 1-epimerase family protein, whose protein sequence is MSPSGTQVELRHGDYSAVVTEVGATLRELRHGDRPLVAGFGADEIRPNFRGAVLAPWPNRIADGVYTFDGQERQLPLTEPTRGNALHGLVAWVRWDVLEQDAAAATFGHSLVPFTGYPHPLDLRVRYALDDAGLHWTVTATNTGSGPAPYGTGPHPYLVAGAGRVDDWSLELPAAEYLAVTPDRLLPVDVEKVESAGFDFRSPRVLGDLFIDHAFTSLATDADGVARVLVRAAGGGGVECSWVAAECPWVQIHTADRPGEPGDRIGLAVEPMTCPPDAFNSGTDLVVLAPGQTHQTTWTIAAL